The Pogona vitticeps strain Pit_001003342236 chromosome 3, PviZW2.1, whole genome shotgun sequence genome includes a window with the following:
- the GATD3 gene encoding glutamine amidotransferase-like class 1 domain-containing protein 3, mitochondrial — MLVCRLAGAGPPLLSSALGLLRRVPAGHAPFHSSAPRLRGAKVAVILSGCGVYDGTEIHEASAILVHLSRGGASVQMYAPNSLQMHVIDHTKGQPAEGESRNVLTESARIARGKIVDLAKLTVNDHDAVIFPGGFGAAKNLSTFAVDGKDCKVNGDIERVLKDFHKAGKPIGLCCISPVLAAKVLPGTEVTIGHEEEQGGKWPYAGTAGAIKALGGKHQIKEVTEAHVDTKNKVVTTPAFMCETELHHIFDGIGAMVKNVLKLTGK, encoded by the exons ATGCTGGTCTGCAGGTTGGCGGGTGCAGGGCCGCCCCTCTTGTCGTCGGCGCTGGGGCTGCTGAGGAGGGTCCCGGCTGGCCACGCTCCTTTCCATTCCTCGGCGCCACGCCTTCGCGGGGCCAAAGTCGCGGTG ATCCTGTCCGGATGTGGTGTTTATGATGGTACTGAAATACATGAAGCCTCAGC GATTTTGGTCCATTTGAGCCGTGGCGGAGCAAGTGTTCAGATGTATGCCCCAAATAGTTTGCAGATGCATGTTATTGACCATACCAAGGGGCAGCCAGCTGAGGGGGAATCAAG AAATGTCCTGACGGAATCGGCAAGGATTGCACGTGGCAAAATTGTAGATTTGGCTAAATTGACTGTAAATGATCATGATGCTGTCATATTTCCTGGAGGCTTCGGAGCTGCCAAAAACCT GTCTACCTTTGCTGTGGATGGGAAAGACTGTAAAGTTAATGGAGACATTGAACGTGTCCTGAAGGATTTCCACAAAGCAGGGAAACCCATTGG tctGTGCTGCATTTCACCTGTCTTGGCTGCAAAAGTGCTTCCTGGTACTGAAGTTACAATAGGACATGAAGAAGAGCAAGGTGGTAAATGGCCTTATGCTGGAACTGCTGGGGCCATTAAAGCACTGGGAGGAAAACATCAGATTAAAGAAGTAACA GAAGCCCATGTGGACACAAAGAACAAGGTGGTAACTACACCAGCCTTTATGTGTGAAACTGAACTGCATCACATCTTTGATGGCATTGGGGCCATGGTgaaaaatgtattgaagctgacagGCAAATGA